Sequence from the Vanacampus margaritifer isolate UIUO_Vmar chromosome 18, RoL_Vmar_1.0, whole genome shotgun sequence genome:
CCCAGCCGCAGGACGAGCGGCAAGAGGACGAGCATGGCGGCCAGCCGGCTCAGCGCCGCCCGCCGCTTCTGGCCGCCCGCCGCGCGCGTCACGGCGTGCAGCAGCGCCCACTTGAGCGCGGCGGCGGCCAACTGCTCCGCCGCGCCGATGCCGACGCCTCGCACCAGCAGCAGACCGCGCCACAAGGCCCACGTCAGCCCCGCGTCCACAAAGAGCAGCAGGACACCACAAAGCAGGACCGAAGACATGGCGCCGCCTGCAAAAAGGTCAACGCGGCTTCACGTTGCGTCATCACGTTGCGTCATCACGTTGCGTCATCACGTTGCGTCATCATCGGCGCCAATCGTAGCAACGCGAGCCGCGATGCTGGCCAAAGGCTCGATTTGAAGTCCTGGGAATGGAAGTCGCCAGCACGTCGGATTCGACACATTGGAAGAGCAGGCGGCTTCATGTGCGCGGTTTCGGATGCGTTTTTTGTAACGTGCTGGATTGTTTGTTTCTATTCTTAACAGCAAAGTGTCAAGACCTGCGCAGTCCTCCAATCCTGTTCTGCTTTTACTAATTGTGTGTCTGGCCTCTACTTCtgcttttgtatttcattgaaaCATGGCGGCCAGGGGACGACACTGACGGAAAATAGCCTTCTGGCTGATTATGGCTCTTTTAACTCATGAATTTCTATGTCTTTTAATCAATTGCAAATAAATCGAATGAATCAGATGTcgaacattttcattcattaaaaaggtttttgtgttgttgtttaaaaacaaaaaagtctgaaaacttATTGGAGAGGAAAAAGTTTGAAAGCTTGTTTGGTGttaggaaaaacaaccaaagggggaaaaaacaacaagtaAAACTCATTTGGAATGTTTAGCTTTTTCTTCAAGTGAATTTGGGGGAAAAGACGAAGATCGGAAATCGGACTTCAAACAACAAAATTCCGAATAACCAAGTTGAAAACAGCCTTATTATCGGTGACATCGAGAAATCGGTCGGCGGCACTTGAGAAATGTCACAAAACACGCTTTGAGACTCGCTCACCTTCCGCACAACACAAACGTCGACCTCGAGCGAGCTCCGAAACTTGTTGCACTTTCACTTTGCTCGACAACCACCTTCGCTccacattcttcttcttcttgccttTTCTGTTGTCAACTAATGTTTGCAACACATCAGACAGCGCGTGTTGAATTTGTTCTGATGAAGAATATTCGGATTGTTTTAGGTCGAATCTCAGCGATTCAAACAAACGTCACGGACGACAGGAAGGCAGAAAACCACTTGGCggaagttgaagaaaaaaaaacggttgcCGGAAGTAGTTACTCTTCGTAAAGTGGGCATTTACTCATTTAAAATAAGGAGATTATTCAGAATCAAATCGTAATGATTTTGTGTGGATTTAACTGAGAATGATTTCATGTTCAAAAACATTGCGAACATGAAGTCCAACATCCGGGACATATGGaggcaatgacgtcattgaCAAAACAGACTTAACGATAGAAAATACCGCAAATGAAAGATAAAGGATACGTATAAAGCATTGAAATGTTAATACTATTATAACattaaaatatgattaaaaaataaaatgagtgtGCAATTTGTGGCTTCTCACATAAAAGATGATCCCATCATATTAAGGTACGAAGATGAAAATAGCGAAAAAGAGAAgattaaacattaaaattggGTGAAAATACTAAGATTATAAAATGACTGCAATCAGATTTTAATGATAACTTTGAAATAAGACGAGTGATCTTAAAACAATGCCATTTAAGTAataaatcatcatcataatcataacAATCTCAGTTGTCATCCAACAGCGGTTGCACTTTTTTTATGGCGCGTGTCGAAGCTTGCATATTGAAACGTCATTAGCAcaaatcagcttgttttgttGATGTCAGAGCGCCACCTGGCGGCCTGCAGACGACAAGCGACTCGACAAGGAGTTCATCATTTGATTGACAGCCATCTTCTTGACCTGCGCTTCCTGTTGCACGCTCGCTGGCATCCATCCACCAAAAAGCGGTGGCGAGGAAGACGGCGGCCGAGGACACGACGGCGCTGCAGGCCAGGAAGACGTAGAAGTACTGGCCCGTAGAGTCCACCAGGATTCCTGCGGGTTTTCCACAATCATCTCGGGTAAGTGCCCGCCCAGGTCATCCCAACGTTATTCTTACCGGCCAGCGGCGGTCCGACGAGCAGCGTGACGCTCTCCATGACGGAGAGCAGGCCGAGCGCCGAGGCGAAGCGGCTCATGTCCACCACGTCCATGAGGACGGTGTACATGAGCGAGCCCACCACGCTCATGGAGAGCCCGTAGAGCAGCACGTAGGCCAGCAGCACCGGGAAGGCGGGCCCCAGGCAGCACACGGCGTTGCTCAGCCCGTTGAGCAGCAGCGCGGCCGAGAACACGTACACGTGGCGCCCCCGGAACCACGGCAGGCTGAAGACGGCGCCGACGGGCGGCCGCACCGCCATGTTGACCACGCCCAGGACGGAGAGCAGGGACGCCGCCCGGCCCGCCTCCATGCCATTGGCGGTGGCGTACGGCACCAGGTAGATCAGCGGCACCACGAAGCCCAGCATGGTCCACGTGATGGCCACGGCGTAGACGCGGTAGCGCCGGTTGCGCTGCAGTTGGTCCAGGGCCATGTGCTTGCTCACGCAAGCCGAAATCCTGACGAGGGCGCAAAGTCGCAGTGAGGCGTCGGACGCTGTTGGCTCAGGTTAGCGGCTGGCTAGCTAGCCATTGGTTCGCCGCTTTGTGTGTTGGGCGCCAATCAAATTGCTCGGGAATGTATATGAATGAGTCACATGACCGGCGTCCCTCACCTAGACGTCCCGACGCAGCCCGAGCCGGACGACGGTTGGCGGCCCACCGGCGCCGGCTTGGTGGGCTCCCGTTCCAGAGGCCGCATGACGGCGCCGCACACGCAGCAGTTGAGCAAGACGGCGCCCAAAACCAGGAAGCTTCCCCTCCAGCCCAGCTCGCCGTGCAGGAAGTTGGCCAGCGCCGGAAGTGTACACAAGCCCAGCGCTGTACCCGTGGAGGAGACGGCGTTGGCGAAGGCGCGGCGCCGTACAAAGTACTGACCCAGGATGGTCACGGCCGGCTGAAAACTCAAGCAGAAACCCAAGCCTGGAAGCGGAcgcaaagaaaaagaagaaacatcTCGAGCGTCGAGTTGggccccgccccgccccgccccgccgGCTCACCGGTGACGACGCCGGCCGTGACGTAGAGCTGGCCGATGGAGCGCGTGAAGGAGCTGGCGGCCATCCCCAGCCCGCTCAGGACTCCGCCCAACATGACGGTCGCTCGGCATCCCAGCCGCTCCACCAAAACGCTGCACACGGGGcctgaaaacacaaacacaagctAGCTAAGGCTAAGCTAGCATCTACAATATGCTAGCTTTGTCCCAACTTGTACCGGATTGACGCTGACTATCCTACTCTGGATTTTGGATCGCTAGCACGACTCCGATTGTGCTGGTCTATCGCCAGTAGCGTCGGCTCCACGAGCGTCGACTTTGTAAACGTGTTGCGAGCACGTCGTCCACGCCGAGCAGAGCTCAGCAACTTTGGGGAaagtgagagctacttcttgggtagCAATGAATGCTAAAAGCTTCCCAGTtacatacacacttctgaaacaaCAAATGTGTTTGTGGGTACCAAGTTGTCTTCGTCTTGCTACGCCGCCATCTTTACTAGACCAGCTACCTTTTTCAAGGACCGCCATCTGTAATAGCGTCCATTCATACTTCGCTCTCCATTTCTGCTACAATGAACGCTATTAGTGCGCTTTGCAACTTGGCACGCCGTACTACTTGTATTTCTACGATGCGACGAGCCTATCGACGGCAATTGTGCAACTTGTGTGTACGGGGGACAGGAAGTGGTTTTGGCGACCTCCCGCGTGGAGCACGGCCGTCATGATGGCGGGCACCCACGACGTTTGGCTGTTGGAGGCGTTGAAATCCTTCTGCAGGTCGCTGTAGAAGATGCCCACGCAGGCCGGGAAGGCCAGCGTCAGCGCCAGGACCAGCACGGTGGCCAGCAGGAccacccagccccagccgccgtCCGGGGCCGTCGCTCGCCTTTCGTCATCAGCACTTTCTGCGGCCGTCCTGCTGCAGTGCGCGCCGCCCGCGTCGCCCGCGTGCCCACGTTCGTCGTTGGTCATTGTGCGCTAGGTGGCGCCGCTGAGGCTCCGGTCGCTGTCGCCTCCTCTGCTGGTCATGGTGCCTTCAACCGGACCGACAAAGTCAAAGAACCGTGAGGACAAGCAACAGCACTTGCAAGAAGTCCATGCTTCCTTTTCTTGTTTTATAGTTTAAAGGGGTCacagaagcaaaaaaataaaatgatatatatGAGCATCGTTTTTGCTTGAAATGTTTCTTTCACGAAAAGTTAGTTCTCTTGCGTTGAGGTCAGCGAGCGGCGTTTTTGCTGAAAGCAACCAGTCTGCTCTTTGCCTTGCTAGGTGAAGAGCCGTCAAAATCAGGTCTCACTTattgagcaacaacaacaatttagcTCATCTTTTAGGCCGTTCTGTATTCGCAGGAAAATATACATGGACAGCATGCAAAATTGTGGATCAGGTCATCTTTATGTCTGCAATATCGCGCTCCAATGACATcatctgcagacagagggcaggaaatcgcacccaaatccagtctgatTCGGAGTCCCCTCATTGTGAACAGATCACGTGTTCATCTACTAaatagaagatgtttcagtcagaAATGCTCagataaaaaggctattgtggGGCCATAGGGCAGCTTTAAGCTTTATTACACGCACATTCAGCGCTTTGACGCTTCCCTTACAAACTAtcatttgtttcttcttcttattattattattattagtctcTTTTTCTGATTGTAGAGCTGCTAGTTGTGTGGAAATCAGCATCCGCGATCTGCGCTGACAGCGCGGGGAACCTTCTGGACGGACACACTATGGCGTCATCGAGGTCGCTACTATTCGCTAGTGACTTTTGACCTTTTCCCCCCACACTTTCGCGCGCATTTTAAGCACAATACactgtttttgctttgacttccGTGCTCGTGACGAGGCCGGTGACGTCATACGCTCGAACTGGAAGCGCCTGCAAGGCGAAAAAGCGACAAGAAGAAAGCAACTGGCGAGTTGGGGACGAGCAGGAAGTGGAGCAATTGCAAGCCGGAAGTAGACAAAGGCATCAGACAAGCGTCCTCACTCACTTCCTCTCGTCTCGGGTCCTCTTCGGTCGTCGTCGTTTGTTCGACGTCGCGGAGCCAAAAGACGAGCCGACCGACAAGGGATGGGCGAGTTTGGGGGATGGGAGGCAACTGGCAGGCCTGCGCGGGGGGCGAGGGTGGGGCGCCCCAAGACCCCCCACCCCATCCACCCTCACATCACATGTAGGTCAACGTGCTCGAGCGGCTTcctcacacgcacacgcacagccGAGAACATCATGCAAAAACAAGATCTGCATGAGCAGATTGCAAGATGGGATTCCAGACGCTATTTCAAGATCCTTCCAGCAAGATGAGACatcgggtgggggggggttgtttttttttggggggggggggggggctactcATTTGTCAGATCATGACAAGCATAAAGAGCTCAATCTCCTCATCTCACAACTGAATGCTGGCGAACCAGACAGAgagagaacaaaacaaaacatctcgaTCAACTGGAAGGAGATAACAAGTCACGTTTGAAGGTGAATCGCTCGTCACGCATGAAGGATTTCGTTTGAGTTGCTACATGTCAATAACAGCAAATAATAAAATTCAACACAATTAAAATGAGGTTAAATTGGAGCTCTTGGAGTTGGATGAAGTCTGATTTACTCCGAACAGCCACAACCAACGTCAACACGAGGAACGACGAAAGATTGAGACAAAAGAATCCTTGTCAGGTGAGCTGGTGCTgaaggacccaaatgcagggaggcagaaaactattttttcacaaaaaaacattaaacggGGCTAGTGGCTCAAACTCTATATAaagaaaaccaacaaagttctgaaaagaccccaaaaatcaaagtaacaacaaaatacaagcacaacaatgatccaacaaagactgaacaaaaccaggaGACGAAGACCCCGTCcggacggaagcaaagccagcCTCCTTCCTCAAACAAGTCTCGTACccgcatttcaagacttgcgtgtccaaaagaagacgctgaggacgctTAACGGCTGTCATGTAGATCAGTGGTCCTCAGGGacccggtatccagcctgttttccatgtctcccacagccaacacaggtggggatcgttatcagccttctccagagattgctgattagctgatgatatgaatcacctgtgttggctgtgggaggcatggaaaacaggctggataccgggtccccgaggaccagggttggggacctctgatgTCGATGACAAGTCCGGGGGGGCGTTCAGGGTCGGCATCGTTcgggatttttcattttagtttgtttttattagctgCAGTTATTTCATGAATGCTTAGTTTGAgttagttaaaaaagaaaagaaaagaaaagtattaACTTCCAttggagcaacgtcatctgaaggtgcttttctattggctgttgcttaatgacgtcacttttgtgtgacacactttcaaatgtccttattccggttaatatcaaaataaatagacttcaaatcacattcaaaatcatccccaaaggctcattcatgcattaca
This genomic interval carries:
- the LOC144038857 gene encoding monocarboxylate transporter 6-like isoform X1, encoding MTNDERGHAGDAGGAHCSRTAAESADDERRATAPDGGWGWVVLLATVLVLALTLAFPACVGIFYSDLQKDFNASNSQTSWVPAIMTAVLHAGGPVCSVLVERLGCRATVMLGGVLSGLGMAASSFTRSIGQLYVTAGVVTGLGFCLSFQPAVTILGQYFVRRRAFANAVSSTGTALGLCTLPALANFLHGELGWRGSFLVLGAVLLNCCVCGAVMRPLEREPTKPAPVGRQPSSGSGCVGTSRISACVSKHMALDQLQRNRRYRVYAVAITWTMLGFVVPLIYLVPYATANGMEAGRAASLLSVLGVVNMAVRPPVGAVFSLPWFRGRHVYVFSAALLLNGLSNAVCCLGPAFPVLLAYVLLYGLSMSVVGSLMYTVLMDVVDMSRFASALGLLSVMESVTLLVGPPLAGILVDSTGQYFYVFLACSAVVSSAAVFLATAFWWMDASERATGSAGQEDGCQSNDELLVESLVVCRPPGGALTSTKQADLC
- the LOC144038857 gene encoding monocarboxylate transporter 6-like isoform X2, whose translation is MGWGVLGRPTLAPRAGLPVASHPPNSPIPCRSARLLAPRRRTNDDDRRGPETRGSPVCSVLVERLGCRATVMLGGVLSGLGMAASSFTRSIGQLYVTAGVVTGLGFCLSFQPAVTILGQYFVRRRAFANAVSSTGTALGLCTLPALANFLHGELGWRGSFLVLGAVLLNCCVCGAVMRPLEREPTKPAPVGRQPSSGSGCVGTSRISACVSKHMALDQLQRNRRYRVYAVAITWTMLGFVVPLIYLVPYATANGMEAGRAASLLSVLGVVNMAVRPPVGAVFSLPWFRGRHVYVFSAALLLNGLSNAVCCLGPAFPVLLAYVLLYGLSMSVVGSLMYTVLMDVVDMSRFASALGLLSVMESVTLLVGPPLAGILVDSTGQYFYVFLACSAVVSSAAVFLATAFWWMDASERATGSAGQEDGCQSNDELLVESLVVCRPPGGALTSTKQADLC